TATAAAACAGCACTTTTTCCGCCcacttttgtgacatttttcaaaatctgaGGCGGGGCTTCACTTTTAAAGAGAGCTTCCTTTACCAAGTACTTTTACCAAAAATAGTAGCACAAATTTTGTTCTTGTTCCTAAGAGAATGTTTTTTCTAGatcaataaaatagaaaacaactaagcccaaaaaaaggcaaatactTTCTGTTTAGAGCTAAAATAATTTAGAGATACATTTTTCTCCAAGTCAGACTACTTtgagtgttttattaaaatactgcatgctaattacacaaattattatttttttttttgcatttattatttgtgGTTTTAGACACCAGAAAGAATTGTAAAATGTTACAACTCCATAATTAAAAGACTAACAAGtaggaaacttaaaaaaaaaaaaacgtacatATTTCATGTAGTTTTGGACACCGTTTTGCTGCAGGTAGGACGGTGCCTGTGTTCTGTAGAACCTCTCAGTGGAGTCCAGGTAGGCTTTCTCAAAGTTATCCCTGTAGATCTGCAGCTTGTCCTCCGGGTTGGAGCACAGGTTGACtggagagggagaggaaaaCACTTCATGGCGGTCGTATTTCCTCCACAACCACAGGAaataattgtccaaaaaaagcaacatgacaaaCGGAAAAAAGCTATAAACAGaaatctgcaaaaagaaaacaactgagatgctgcattgcaaaaaaaaaatctaaataaacttgtcaatatattttgaaatctcttcttctctgcaaactcattttctggtttgttgTGTTTCTTCACGCTTCAATCCAATCTGCTTATCGTTACGAGTCGACTTCACGGTCTCTCTTACCGTATGATTCCCGGACGCCGATAACGAGCTGCGAGTCGAAGGCCTCGCCCAGCCTCTCTGCGTGCACCAGCTTCATCGCGCTGTCCTGCAGGCGGCTCTTAATGTTGGAAAATATCGACTCGTTCCACGTGTCCAGCATCAGCTGCAGAGAGTGAAACACGTTGAATctacacaaaatgtttcaattaagATGCAAAAGAATTTATAAGGCAGCTGATCAATACTGTCTTTCTGATGTGTGAGTTTCTATTTTCTCACCATTTCTTTATGTGCTTCCTTTTTATTACTCCTCACTAAAGGTGGGTAGAGTAGCCAAAAAttgtactgaagtaaaagtagcactacttcaaagtaaaagtaaaaagtatttggtaaaaattctgttgaagtactgagtaactgatcaaattgtGGATTTCTATAGGCACTGCTTGCTTCTGTGCTGACTTCCTttcctgctgcttctccttTTTCAGCTTCGTCTTCCTTTCCTGTTTTCCCGTCTCACCTTGCGTACGATGctgtcctccatgtttgttttcttgttgctgCCCTGCTTCCCCATCAGCGTGATCTCTAGCTGACAGAACGGTTTGGGCAGGATGTCGCACTGAGTAAAGAACTTCCTCCACTCCACGATGTACGCCTTCAGCAGCGCCGTGTCGTCTTGGTGGCTCAGCACGCGCTGCCATGGCAACGGATACAGAGGAAAATGTACTTCCTGAAAACTCCAAGGAATTGAGTTTGTATGCGATAACATACAAACTCAATTTGTATGTTGAGTATGTCTTCTTAATACAAGTTGGTTTTAAAAGACCAACTTGTCTTTTAAAGTTGGTTCaaaggacaaaagaaaatttaaactggagataaaaaaaaaagatttgaaactaaaaaatttttttgtaactgcAAAACAAGaatgtgaagctaaaaaaaCCTACTTTTCTGATTCAATGTGTTACCATTTTTTTCAggtaacatttctaaaatagcaaaactaaaccagctttaaaatagtttttccactttctggagatttctttttatactAACAGTCTGACCGACAGAAAATAAGGTTTAAGCACCAACATGGTGACTGTAAATTGGCTACAAGTGGACAGACAGTAGAAGATCAACTGTAATGAATAAAGAAGCAAAGGTTAAACAATAACCTTCAGAAATCCTGGAGAGCTGTAGATCAGAACCACGTAAAAAGTTACAGAAACGTCTGCCTCAAATGGAAACCTGACATTAGTTACCTAAATAATATAAGAGTGAAAGAGAAttacactgaaacaaaaacaaacactggagATAAATAAGAAGCTTCTTACGGTTTGTGCTTGTTTGATGAAGTCGAGGATGTCTTCTTTGAGGGCTTGGTGGATTTTAGCAGGACCTTTATCGTCCCATAAACAGACAGCATGGACGTCACTGAAacggaaaaaacaaaaacaaaacatgtccaGCCTGTTCATATGTGAGGAAAACAATGATCTTCAAGCAGAAAATAGTATATTTTAGACAGTTAAGCAACTAAAAGTTTTCCATCTGAGGTCATGATATAGATCAGGttcttaaattatttagttCTTTTATTTAACCTGAAATGTATaacagagtattagggccaaacaaaaaacaaacaaacatatattttacaagaaaaagtcacacaagatttaaatcaaaatattactATAATAAcgtaatatttttacaataaagttttatgacaaaaagtcacaatacTATAAGAATAGTCGTAATAtcaccagaataaagttgtacgaTAAAAGTCTTAATAAAATGAGAGTAAAgatgaaataatacaagaaaaaaagtaaaaaaataagtcataaTATCACCAGAATAATTCCTGCAACAAAGCagtttcagcaaaaaataataatattatgaaaataaagttggaataacaaaaataattctgaatgatgcaagaataaagtcatacgacaaaaagtcataatatcaccagaataaagttgtatgaaAAAGTTGTATGTTTACTGaatgaagtagtaattttaGGATAAGtcctaaataaaatgaataaaaaatgtaaataaggaATGTTGAGCCTCCTGTGAAGTTATTGTATcacttttacaaataataaatactaaatctttCAACACATCAGCACCAAATTATCAGCAGCAGGACTTGAAACGActaagtatttaaataaaacatcacagaCTATATTAAGCTTTACATAAAAGTAATACTAACAGTAAAGAAGTCACAATATACAGTTTTTAATGTGTTGTATTAATATGCAAATGGCCCAACAAATTGAAAATAACAGAACTACAAAGCTTGTGTGTTAACAAGAGGTCTCACTTTGACATAAACTGTAGGTCTGTACCTTGTAATGGACAGAGTATCCCTACAGATAATTTTACACAAACTGGAAGCTGATCAACTTTAGTCACAGTTTCATTTTACCAAAAGCAGGACGTGAATAAATAAAGTAGTGGCCTTTAACCTTTGACATCTTTAGTATCATATGAAGGAAACTATGTAGAAAATAATAACCAGCGATGGTACAGGACCCTCCGCTTTCGTCCACTCCGCATTAAAACTAAAGCAGTTGTTTCTACAGAAGCAGCAGCTCCAACGCGGAGGATCAAAGAGAGTCTCTTACGAGAATAAGTCGAACCACTGTTGCTTGGTGACAGCCTCTTGTCTTAGCAGCTTGAGAACGATGGGCCGCATCAGGTCCCACTTGTCCTCAAACTGCAGGGACCCCTTGTTCTGCCAGAAAGACATGTGGGAAGGGTGGAGGAAAATCTAATATTACAGCacagaaatgagaaaatacaGGCTGGGAGTGAGACAAACGGTATAACAAAGAGACGCACCGATCAGGGTCGATACCGATTACCGATGCCAAACCTGTCGGcagttttagtttctgtttcttaaatcacataataaagaagaaaaatgcaatGCAGGTTCTCTGATAGAAACAGCACTGTTGTTACTAGAGCTGAAACGATTggttaatcgtgattaatcggttatttaaataatcatcaactaatttagtaaccgaTTAATTTCTAAATGGAGGAGGTagactcaaaaaaagaaatttgttgaaaatattcagagaaTTAATTAAcccaaaactttacaaaatagatgtacagtttatatttatatttaactcCTCAAGTGCAAACGTTTCGACCTGCTAGCTAGTCTTGCTATTTAGCTGGCTAGAATTTGTTCATCATAACCTCAGCTTTTGTGTTTGCTTCATTAATATGTCACACGGTAATGAACATGGTGATGACTGACACCAGACATCTAGCAGAGTTTTACAAGCAATCAAAATTAGTATTTTGTATAAAGTATTGCCGTTTttgttatagttttttttttatatgttaatTCACCTCAAGACGTGTAATAATGGCTATAATCTGGTTTGGATGTATGTGGCATTTTTGTGAACCATATAAAGAGCTAGTAATCTCTTCATTGTGGTTTGATAGACTATGGGCCCCAAAACAACATCTTGCTTAGGGCCCCCAGAGGGCTAGGACCGGCCCTGCTACGGATTATCAGGCATGTTTAGACACTAATATCCTGTTAAATGTATTATCTAGGTCAGTAGATTTACACTGGAGCCAACATGAAGCTACCTAGCAGGTTAGCGGATATTTGGGGGATTAAAGCCTAACTAACCTTATTTGGGATCTGCGTGTCTCTCTGCAGACTAAACTTTTGGCTgaggtgaatattatttttgaaaggcCTCCCAGGAACAGACGCTAGGTTTAGCAACCTTATTGAGAGGTTAGCTAGTTAAAATAAAGTCCAAACAGAAGCAGTCTGAAGCGGTTCTGCTGTGGGCGTGTGGGGGAGTTCGTGGCGTGGAGGTCCGGTTTCCTTCAGAACCGTGTTTCTAGCGTTTTCTCCCTCCAGTGTTTCGGCTGGAACCTGCTTCTTCTGGTCCATCTCTCGGACTGACCCACGCAGGGATCCGTGACTAGCTAACGGTTTACACTTCTGTGTTCGGTTCCGAATCTCAGGAAGAAGGCTGGATTCGGGGGGCCGGAGGGGAATGAAGAGATTAAAAGAGGTCGACATGATCGGGGAAACGAACCCCGGCATAACACCGGACTTCAACAACGGCAGCGGCCACTTCAGGCGCACCTTTCTGGGTTTTTATCACATAAATGCTAACATCAGCGGAGATGCGTGGAGGCTGAAGCACCGAGAACATTTATCAGCAGTTAACCTAAAAAGACGTAACAGCAACGAACCTAAATGTGCACAGAAACAGTGAATGTAATTCAGCTGCTTCTTACCTTTAACAAATTAGGCGTCGCCATGTTTCTCCAACTTATCACCTCGCAGATTCTCGCGAGACAGGTATCAGGATTAGGTAATGGTAACCCAGCTCACCGAAATAAACTCtcctgcttctaaaaacagacctGGTCGTTTATTTAATAGTTATTGTCTTTTCAATATGGAACATTTCTGATTACagctaaaaatgcattttaattctATTTAACTAAAGTTAAAACGTCTGAAAGCAACACTCCtcaagattttttattttttttttttactgttgaatagaataaaatagaaacagcCTTTATTGTAATCAGATGTTGTCAGATGTAAAAGTTCACAAAAAATCTTAGTGTTTAaaacaatatgtaaaaaacaagattaacaaTAACATTATTGACACACTGTACACGTACAATGCtttaacataaagaaaataCTGTCTAGTTTGTAGAAATaggaatgtgcaactgagtgaagttagtttttatttaaatgtacataAAGTGCATGTGTattgtacattaaaaaaagacagactgtttaaaatacagaatatgAGTGCagaaaaatagatgaaaaacaacagaaaggtAGTTTAAAAATAAGTAGATTGtgcaaattattttagttttaatttaatttaattaattgataAACTAAGAACAATTTGAATATAACAAATAAGCTGAGATTGAAAGCTTTCTGGCtcttaaatcttaaaataatacatttatctTGAAGCTGAATAGGGACCTTTATACCTAACCCAGCCAGTCTAAGATAgtattttgatttaataaacaaataaactgtcATGAATGTTGTTTAAGTCGGAAATTTTTGTCCTTTCTTCAGGACAAATTACTACTTAAATGTAACCTGCGATGTCTGAAAAAGCTGATAATATAATGAAATCATGCCTGCAGAGCCGGTCAAAGGTTGCATGAGGCCCTGAGCAGAATTTCTCAAACCGCCTGCACTTGGGCCCACTGCAGCATGACTGACTTcctctttatttattcattggATAATTTTGTATTAAGCATTCACAACATAACATATTTACGGTTGATATAAGTATGACAACATGACAGCATTTATTTTGCTCAGCAAACAtattattagtttgtttttatcactttttaaaaaaaaatagtgatattttaaaaatttcactATTTTTAAATAGTGATATTTAATATAtcattatataatatatatatatattataatatatatataattatatataattacataagaattatatattattaatataattaataacATCAACTATTTTATTAGTGAAGCTTTAGGTGGAggatatgtttaaaaatgttttatttggtataaaaacagttttgttttcacacactgccccctgctggtaagCATTAATATGATTTGATGCGGACAGATTTGatcattaacataaaaaattatatttaaatttttaagtcTCTTGTTGATTTTAAATAGAGGAAAATATTACCATGAGAAAACAGAgctatgttttaaaatatgtgaataaaaatcTAGACTAAAtggttttagattttttctgaACAATCATTGTTTAATGTTTCCACGTTATCAGCTACAATAAGTCAATGCAAATCTTTCAAAAAGATGTAAACAGAGtcggaaacatttatttatatacattatatagcaaagcaaataaaacaaaatgcgCAGCTCTAAAGTTAATCCTCATTTATTATCACATATCTCAAAATGAGTAGGAAGCagtacatatttattaaattgcATCCCTGTTGCTTTTACTGATAAAtacaatattcatattttttcttccattttgaacaaaacaggtcttacaaatatgtaaacaacaGAGCAAATCCAGTAAATTTAACAGTTAGATTTGTAATTTTACTTATgacaaatttgagaaaaaatgaacaaaatggaaCTAAACTCTAAAAGATGCCAATATTCTCcagtgaaataattaaaaatatacacatggcccttttaaattgttaatttaatttaacccCTTTACTGCCATTACACAATGTAGAGTAAAATTGTCTTTGTTGAGTTGAATATTATTCTAAATCAGTTTCATTCATTgggttttatgtgtttattttatttttacccattaTAAAACACTTTGGTTAACCTTGTGATTATTCTAACAAGTGatacaaataaatttatcatgtatttttattattattatgtcagACAAGATAAGAGgacattaaaattacaaaaataaaaagggatgAAGTCATAAAGACAGATTTATGACATTCAGGGACATAGTAAtaatacacatttaaataatttaccaCTTCAATTTTATAGTTAAAATcgcactagaaaaaaaaatcctgctatTCTTAAAGTGTTTTGTGATAGTATAcatgcacatatttttttattttttaatgatatgGATAAATTTTGTCTAAAATAACAAAGAATAAGTAAAATTCTTGATATTATAAGCAGTTATAACAAGAGGACACACAGTGATTACTTCCTTTAATTGTCTCACATTTatcaaagtaaaagttttactgccataaaataaaactctctaATTAGCTCTTATCTCATGCGCTGATTGTGTCCTGCGGGCTTTTTAAGAGCACAGATAAGTGAAGGAATGATCTTTGGCCGCTCACACAGTTAATCATTCAGCTCcgaaacaaagaaaggaaaagattttttaaaaagtcagtaGCAGCAGAAGCTGTGAGGAGTTTCAGCCGCCACAGTGAGACAACATGGCTGCTAAACAACCCGGTGAGGACTGCAGGGACGGGCGCTCCGAGGCCCAGCGGGGGGGATTCCTGCTGAGGATCAGGGAGTTTAAACCAAAGGAGGTTTTCACTTggtaagtaaacaaaaaaataataattatttaaggaTATAACAGTAACTCTGTAAGGATGTTTGTGgttatttcagcaaaaagcAACGTTGGAAAAGCTATTTCTAATCcaaattcatacaaaaaaaaaaaacccttcaaaacattccttttctttttttaagaccttcacttttaaaaattaaaaacaatcaaggaaaaaaataataaatagtttaaataaatgaaataaactgcaaaaacacaaattcgtAACAAGAATTTTCATCTAGAAATAAGACAagactaacttataagtaactcttcagcaaaatataagagcttgctttaagtcatcaattctttaatattaaaagttttagttcaactggcagattattttactttattccaacgttctaagtgaaataatccaaTTTATGGgctcctatatcttactgaaaagctcatttcttttcttttgtgtttgtgatttttttcttcagatgagAAATTCATGTATTGTTTACTTaactgttatttttctgttctgaattaattattttctgGGTATTTTCCAAAATTAAGTCACACGTGAGCCAAAATCTAgcagtttcactggcagattatttcactaatagcATGTgagaaatgtcttgttttcagtgaaataatctgccagtgaaactaatagttggttttttttcatcaacattaaggaattgaTTATTTAGGCTTCTAtattgtgctgaaaagttactattAAGTTAGGTTTCTCTAATTTTAAGCataataagatatttacagacaaatttacttggtaatattttgtgtttttacagtgaaattatctttttaataatctgccagtggagctgGCACATATTGAATCTGGTAAACGTGTGAATATCTCTGACCAGGCGGTGATGTCTATTTTTCTCAGGCAGCTTCTCAAAACGCTGGCGATGGGTCAGGGTCTGGCCGGGCTCATCTGTGGTACCGCAGTCTCCTCTCAGTACCTGGCCGCAGAGTTTCACCTGAACACGCCGATGCTGCAGAGCTTCCTGAACTACACGCTGCTGTGCGCCACCTACACCAGCATGATGATCTGCAGGAGAGGTAGCAACACAGCTAACGGTGTCTAAAGCATGTCTGCTAAAATTCAAACTGCTTCATATTTTATTCAGGCAGACACACTTTCAGACTTTTTCAAGATTTTAAACATTCTTCTGCAGACGAGGATTTGAGTcactggaaggaaaaaaagaatacacattttttatttttctaaaaactcaaaattctgactttactTTCAGAATtgtgactttaatctcaaaattagaattttgactttaatctcaatattttaagatatatttttttgtcagaattaaatttgttttttcatctgaatttttttccaaTCCAAATTTGTTTTCTCAGGATTCAGATTTTCTCCTCGTAATGGTGAGGTTGTTTTCTCAGAATTTCGACTTTAACTCATAATTCTAATTCTGTCAATCTatgtcaaaatccaaataaataaccaaacattCTTATGTGTATGTCGGTTAAGTTGctaacatgtaaaaataatgacataatTATTTCTTCGGTGTTATAGGGTTTATATATGGAAACTCTGTAACAAATGTATTTGCTAGATTTGAGTTTTAAGAATAGATTTGccagattaaatatttctgattctgagaaaaaatacttttttttttcagtggccctaatcctcttctgtcACCTTCtaagttttgactttttcttctcttttttttcacaattatgcaactGGACACTTTTTGTTCTTCAGTTTACCAGATTTTCAGTTATAACACAGCTTGTTTGCACCATTATCTGCAGAATTACTGCACACATTTCATCTGATCTACttatttttaatgaactgtCCTCATGCttggtgaaaaaacaaacacgtcAATACTGAAACTCCGGGGTGATCCCCTTTAAAACACAGGGGATGGAAATATCTTGCAGATCCTTAGGAGAAGATGGTGGAGGTACTTACTGCTGGGTCTGGTGGATGTGGAGGCCAACTACACCGTGGTCAAAGCCTATCAGTACACCACCCTCACCAGCGTCCAGGTCAGTACATCATGGGGTTTGCAGCTTCAATAAGAAATGTTTGATCTcttattgacaaaaataaatatttttattgagtgAAATGCTCTCCTTTTATGTagagtttgtctttttgtttcttgttgtcTTTAAATCTCATGgcaaatttctttttcagttatTCTTCATCTGCTTTAACTgatttaaagctgttttatttttaatttgtttaaactgtctCTATGTTGTAACAgtttggtatgagacagataatctgagaaaaaaaatcgaGCTCGTCTTCCTTTTCCTAGTGCtaattagaaacaaccaatcagaggcaggaggcgggtcttagtgctgtcaatcacccctCCATGTGATCTATTATTATCTAATTTTCCTTtctgatcaataaagtatttttgagtttgaactgttctctgctctgctgcagctaGCACACCCTATCATACATGCTAATATAGCCACCGATAACAGCGGCTAaggttttcctgtaactgtaagttgtgtctccaccattagcacatttagcagcgagtacatgaagatgattgacagcgctaagcccctcctcctggctctgattggttgtttttagtcgAGATCGGTGCTTTTTGGTAATAGTAGCtccaggaggaggtgaaggagagcaacgttttcatagattatctgtcttataacAAACTATCGCaatatggtgacagttttaacaaatatgcaaagatattttttataaaagtttcatcctgcagctttaaataacttttaacaacaaaatcatttttataatttcctAAAGGATGTGCTTTCTTTCTACTGTGTCTGTAATTAATTGTTTGTCATCCTAAGTTGGTTTGCTTGTGTTCTGTGTCCCAGATGCTGGACTGCTTTATTATCCCGGTCCTAATGATTCTGTCCTGGTGGATCCTGAAGACCCGGTACAGACTGATCCACTACGTGGCCGTCTGCCTCTGTCTGCTGGGAGTTGGGGCCATGGTCGGCGCTGACCTGCTGGCTGGAAGAGACCAAGGCTCCAGTAAGAACTCCTGTGATGTTTGAACCCAGTTTTTGGATAAACGTAGTGGCTGTACTCAGTTTTTTGGACTccatttcttttggttttgcatAAATACAAAGTATTTGATGAGATGGTTCagattttaaactttgtttGGTGAAGTCAATTTATTGACAGCATCAATTTGGGTTACTTAGCCTTTCATAAGagaaaaaagttatattttcaccatattattcattcatttaaaaatgaaacagtttcaaattaaatatttaattagcaggctaaatatttagcttcaaaccatttttttagataacaagctaaatatttagtcagaaGCCATTTATTTGGATAGCAAGCTAATATATATGTagcttcaaacaaaaatatttaatttaaaagctaaatatgtagATACAAGCTACATATTTATCTACCAGGCTAAATTTATagatttaaaccaaatatttggTGTACGAGCAAAATATGTAGCTTAAAGCTAACTTTAAGCTAACTTCAAATCAATTATTTAGTTAGCAAATTAAACATGCATCtgcaaactaaatacttagctaCCAAGCTAAATGTATAGAGTCACACCAAATATTTGGtgaacaagctaaatatttagcttcaaaccaaatatttagtcaTATTATTTACTTAGCTTGCTATATAAGCTAAGTATCTAAGCTAAGTTTGAATCAAAATATTTCGCAAGCTACTGTAATTGTTTAGCGTCAAAATAAGTATTTAGCTCAGTCAGataatatttagttagctaaatgtttaatttgaagctaggtacttaaatattttatttgaaactctGACATTTATAGATTAATAACATGGAGAAAATACGACTTTGAACAATGAAtccccatttttttctcttatcacaggctaaataacccaaattagtGTTGTCCTGATCCTGATCTTCTTAAAGTTGTTTCCCTCTTTCTGCAGCCTCCAACATCTTATTAGGAGACGGTTTGGTTCTGCTCAGTGCTGCTTTGTACGCGGTGTCTAATGTGTCTCAGGAGTACACAGTGAAGAACCTGAGCAGAGTGGAGTTCCTGGGGATGGTTGGCCTGTTTGGGACCGTCATTAGCACCGTCCAGATGTGAGCCGCCATCAGCAACTTGAATTCATTTAACATCCTATTTAACCTTTTGGCTGTTTgacctcttttttcccctccgtgCAGGGTTATCCTGGAGCGTAATGAATTGTCCAATATTATCTGGAGCTGGCAAGTTGgttagtatttattttacacagaaTAACTTTGAATgttaaaagtgtaaaaacttCGACCAAAGCGGGCGGAGCCAAGATACACAGAGGGGCACGGCCAAGTCTGGGCAAGACGACATTAACGTTAATTAATTATCTTTTGACTGTTTCTAAATATAGCTAACTTACTTCTCTGGCATCGgcctttcatttatttgtttagtttcacAAATTTGCTGTTGCAGCGACGGTATTAGAGACGTATTAACCTCTTAGATAAAACAACGGCAGACAGCTTGTTTTAGCCGGTCCGACATTAGCTTCTCTTTCCGCCTCGCTTTATACCGACTTCCggcaaaatttcaaaataaggCCATTAGCATAAATTATAGTGTCATAATTTCTAACTGTatgttttttcagtgttgtttATAAGCAGAGAGGGATAAACGTTGATACCTTgctattacattaaaaaaaaatcttgtttggTTACCAAAATAATGGGTAACTAACAGAATTAGttaaaaccaaattaataaagaaataaaaataaatttttccacatcagtcactcaaaaaaataatgaaactggCCATGAGATAAATGATTGCACCTTTCACTTCTTATTTTCTTGTTCGACGTTTTAAAGCAGCCACCACTTTAAAAAGTTGAACTTTAAAAGTGATTTTGGTCAGTTTTTGTAAGCTTTCTGCTGCTGGAAAGCACTGTTACTAACTTAACgactttgttgctatatttagcaactttccAGAAATCTTTCACTCCAggaactttattttattttattttttttacaaaaaagcaaCTAACGGAGAAACATagcaaatttttttctttgattttggaGACCTGACCTTTGGGCTGTGACATAGACATCAACCAAGCTGTACTGTCGTAACCAATAGGAAAATTCAACTGCAGTAGCCATTGTTCGATCTAAAGATACTTTCAtgtgggcgtgctgtggtggcgggGAAAGCgtgacccacgtttggaggccttgagttcTTGACGCA
Above is a window of Xiphophorus hellerii strain 12219 chromosome 18, Xiphophorus_hellerii-4.1, whole genome shotgun sequence DNA encoding:
- the LOC116707508 gene encoding solute carrier family 35 member F2-like, which encodes MAAKQPGEDCRDGRSEAQRGGFLLRIREFKPKEVFTWQLLKTLAMGQGLAGLICGTAVSSQYLAAEFHLNTPMLQSFLNYTLLCATYTSMMICRRGDGNILQILRRRWWRYLLLGLVDVEANYTVVKAYQYTTLTSVQMLDCFIIPVLMILSWWILKTRYRLIHYVAVCLCLLGVGAMVGADLLAGRDQGSTSNILLGDGLVLLSAALYAVSNVSQEYTVKNLSRVEFLGMVGLFGTVISTVQMVILERNELSNIIWSWQVGLLLAAYALCMYALYSFMPIVMKLSSATSVNLSLLTADLFSLFCGIFLFQYNFSGLYLVSLVVILIGFIVFNAVPPPTAAAAVSSSSSSICEEGCYENPGATEDDSNRDEDPGRIPAEVEEEDEERRADKTDSSQSFREETDGDRSVEQSTKM